One segment of Zymoseptoria tritici IPO323 chromosome 2, whole genome shotgun sequence DNA contains the following:
- a CDS encoding uncharacterized protein (Probable membrane protein with 3 transmembrane regions.) → ISKGGRIDPITRTALRYTISPREYELLHAYLISRAPAKVQKKTPSPPRYEKITASSSEGGDYNTAAVRAALRVFVGLYSVLKGIEVVTGAIAKRRGGAAKTVNAAAVGPPRYKNARVALSFSSILLFHRLLHRFFLRIRTSLQEDNAAPFRRRNPGITKALTSKYTPALGASLAGFLLGLSPSDQMRVTIAIYALSRSLEYGYNALAENGYIWGKDSESRPWWFGSWMLVPFTCGQLLHAFVFDRDCFPEAFGAFILKRSPEYIQIRPANYPSNKPWPHTFDIVDGLAEISKLKWPPFVSPILFPNNKQTLPGSIAVQRLAPITAPAHPGTKHTSCAILHPHDPSCARTYLKYWITAFPAIAKFFTLFYGAFALLGYKSLIAAPAPFLNRVSKRILAMSIFVAGSIGTSWGSICLFHTFLPRTTLPTQRWFLGGFLGGMWAFVARHRERDNFMYSLRMSVDSLWKVGKKHGWWRGVKNGDVLVFVASLALVDFVYEKNPGAVQGKVIRKGMGMLRGDGWVDRAEAVKEVEEEEEKKL, encoded by the coding sequence ATCTCCAAAGGCGGTCGGATCGATCCCATCACACGAACCGCATTACGATATACCATTTCTCCAAGAGAGTACGAGCTCCTCCACGCATACCTCATCTCTCGCGCGCCGGCAAAAGTCCAGAAGAAAACACCGAGTCCACCACGATATGAGAAGATTACGGCGAGCAGttcggagggaggagattaCAATACAGCTGCCGTACGAGCGGCACTGCGGGTCTTTGTTGGGTTGTACTCCGTGTTGAAGGGAATCGAAGTCGTAACAGGAGCTATTGCGAAGCGAAGAGGTGGAGCTGCAAAGACTGTGAATGCGGCAGCAGTCGGTCCACCACGATATAAGAATGCCAGGGTTGCGCTGTCATTCTCTTCGATCCTGCTCTTCCACAGACTGTTGCATCGTTTCTTCTTGCGAATACGTACCTCACTGCAAGAAGACAATGCTGCGCCATTCCGAAGACGGAATCCCGGCATCACCAAGGCCCTCACATCAAAATACACACCTGCTCTAGGCGCATCTCTCGCTGGattcctcctcggcctctCACCCTCCGACCAAATGCGAGTGACCATCGCCATCTACGCCCTTTCACGCAGTCTCGAGTACGGCTACAACGCACTCGCCGAGAATGGCTACATCTGGGGCAAAGACAGCGAGTCCCGTCCGTGGTGGTTCGGAAGCTGGATGCTCGTCCCCTTCACCTGCGGGCAACTCCTCCACGCCTtcgtcttcgatcgagactGCTTTCCCGAAGCCTTCGGCGCCTTCATCCTCAAGCGCAGTCCCGAATACATCCAAATCCGACCCGCCAACTATCCTTCCAACAAACCCTGGCCACACaccttcgacatcgtcgaCGGCCTCGCTGAAATCAGCAAGCTCAAATGGCCACCGTTCGTCTCGCCAATCCTCTTCCCAAACAACAAACAGACTCTGCCTGGCTCAATCGCCGTTCAACGTCTCGCTCCAATCACCGCTCCCGCCCACCCAGGTACTAAGCACACCTCCTGCGccatcctccaccctcacGATCCCTCCTGCGCCCGCACATACCTCAAATACTGGATCACAGCATTTCCAGCCATCGCCAAATTCTTCACACTATTCTACGGCGCCTTCGCTCTCCTGGGGTACAAATCTCTCATCGCGGCTCCCGCGCCCTTCCTCAACCGCGTCAGCAAGCGCATTCTCGCCATGTCTATATTCGTCGCCGGTTCGATCGGTACATCCTGGGGCTCGATTTGTCTATTCCACACCTTTCTTCCTCGAACCACACTCCCGACACAACGCTGGTTCCTCGGTGGATTCCTGGGAGGGATGTGGGCTTTCGTGGCAAGGCATAGAGAGCGGGACAACTTCATGTACAGTTTGCGAATGAGCGTGGACAGTTTGTGGAAGGTGGGAAAGAAGCACGGCTGGTGGAGGGGCGTCAAGAATGGAGACGTGCTTGTGTTTGTGGCCAGTCTGGCGCTGGTTGATTTTGTCTATGAGAAGAATCCGGGCGCGGTGCAAGGAAAGGTGATCCGGAAGGGCATGGGTATGTTGAGAGGAGACGGTTGGGTTGATCGCGCTGAAGCTgtgaaggaggtggaggaagaggaagagaagaaacTC